The following is a genomic window from Chryseobacterium sp. StRB126.
GGCCTGTCCCACTGCTCCTCTTACACCTGAAACAGATGATATATTGATGATTTTTGAATTTTTCTTTCGGATGAAAGATCTTATCACTGCTTTTGTGAGGTAATAGGTTCCATTCAGGTTGGTTTCTAGTACATTGGTCCACATATCGGTGGTCATGCTGAAAAAAGGGGCGTCCATTGTGACTCCTGCATTGTTTACCAAGCCGTATAGCGGACCTAATGCAGATTTTTCAATTTCGGCGATTAAAGATTTTGATTGTTCTTCATTTTTTATGTCAGCCTGATAAAGCATAGTCTTACCCGGAAATTCAGCTGAAAGTTTGTCCAAAAAAGCTTCTGCTATTTCTTTCCCATGATTATAGGTAAATGATACGGATGCTCCCGATGAAAGTAGCTGCTGAACAATAGCTCTTCCGATTCCTCTTCCGCCTCCTGTCACTAAAAAATGTTTGTCTGATAAATCTATTTGCATAATTATTTTTAAATCTTATTGAGTATGGAAAGGTCTCTGCTGCTGGTCTGTATTTTGGAATTAAGGCTGTTCATAAAGTCTTCTGCACTTCCGAAACTGCCTGCCAGGCGATGACCATAAGCTAGAACTTTATTGTTAAGTTCAAAACGTTGCTCCTGATAGCTTGCCAGTGCTTCTTCCAAAGAAATTTCACTGTTAAAATATTTTGAAAGCCAGATGAAGAGTTCTCCTGTATCTTCGATAGCCAGGTTCATTCCCTGTCCCGTAATGGGATGGATGGAATGGGCTGCATTTCCCAAAAGAAGTATCCTTCCTTTAAAGTATTGTTCAGAATGCATTCTGCATAAGGGAAAAGTGAGGAAATTGTCCAGTGAATTGATCTGGTTTAACATGTCATCACTTTGGGTAACAAATGTTTTCAGTCGGTTGATCAAAGTTTCTTTGTTTCCGGATTCTTTCAGGTTTTTCCCTTCTTCCATATTAAATCCTAAAACACATCGGGCTTCTGTATTGTTGATCGGGTAGAAATAGGCGAGCCCTCCGTTTTTGTCTACATACAATCGGTTGAGCTCTTCTACACTTGATGTAATAGGGTATTTGTTGAAATACATCACATGATCGTAATAGTCGAAATGGGCTTTTATTCCCGCATATTCTCTTACAATGGATTTGGTTCCGTCCGCTCCGATAAGGATATTGCTGAAAATCTCTTCTCCTGAATTAAGAGTTACATAGACCCCGTTTTCCACTTCATTAATTTTTGAAACGGATTGATTGACCAAAAGTTCTATGGTTTTGATGGCCTGAATTTTATCATAAATCGTTTCCAGTAAAACACTGTATGGACAAACCATGAAATATCCTCTTTCGTTTTCTGCCTTATAATTGATGTGATCGACCTGAATGCCATTATGAAAAACACTGAGCTGATCTCTCACTCTGCATTCCTTATTCATAAGTTCCTGTAGCAGTCCGTGTTTTTCAAGGACATTGATTCCGGAAGGCTTTAAAATATCGGCACCATTCATATTGACTTTAGCATTTTTTTCTAAAATCAGTATTTTTTTTCCTTGTGAACCAAGCAGCCAGGCCAGGAAAATACCGGCAATTCCTGCTCCTACAATGCAAACGTCATATTCTGTATATTTTGGATTTTGATTCATACGAATGATTCTGTTTTTAAATGAGAGATTAATAGTCCTATACTTTTTCTGTATACTTTATCCGGAATGAAGGAATGATCCATCACTTTATATTTTTTGCATACGTGATCCACCAATTCTTCTTCTGATAAATAATCTTTACGTAGGGCAACAAACTCTATCAATTCGTTACACCCAAGAAGGCTGCAGGCAGGGGCAGATAGGGCCTCCACACTTGTAAGGATACCATTGTGTCCTAAAGCAACGGTCTCGGCACACAAATCTCCCAATCTATTGATGCTGTCTATAAATTGTCTTACATGATCAAAAGCCAATGGAAACCATTTTTTTGTATTGATAATTTCCCCTAAAGCATCCGATACAAACAAAATGTCTTTTTCTTTATAATGAATACTCACAGAACATGGACTATGGCCCGGAGTATAGATTACTTCCCAGATTCCAGATTCCGTTTCTATTTGTTCTTTATCTTTCAAAGTGATGAAAGGAATCTGTTGTAAGTCCGCCGGAAATTTTTTAATCTCTTTATCTGAGATCAGGGCATTCAGCTGACGAATCCTTTTTACATATTTTTCATTACGGAAGTTTTTCACCGCATGTTCCGAGGCATATAGTTTTACATGCTTCAGATAAGGATAAAGAGATTCTATAGCTCCGCAATGGTCATAATGGGAGTGTGTAATAAACCAGTGTCTGACTAATGACAGATCAGAAACATGTTTTTTCAATTGTGCCAGCAGAGCTTTGGCATCCCGGGTTAATCCTCCTTCTACCAGTATGTATTCCTGATTTTCTTTTACCAGATAAACCGGGTTGGATATTGTTCCCAAGATGGCTAAAGAGTTGTTTATATTTCCTGTTTTATTGATCCACATGGTATTATGAATTAGAATTTATATAAAACACTTCCCCATGTCGCTCCGGAGCCATATCCTACTATAAGTCCCAGCTTTCCTTCTCTTTCTTCCGGAGGAGTATTCTCCATATATTCACTCAAAGTGATGGGTAAAGAACCGGAAGCAATATTTCCATATTTATGTACATTGATCTGTACCTTATTTCTTGGAATTCCCAGATTATTTATCACTGCATCCAAAATTCTCATATTGGGCTGGTGGGGAATAATAACATCTATATCTTCCATGGAAAGATTGTGCTTTTTCAATGTCTGTACTGTTACTTCAGTGAATTTCTCTACTGCATGTTTAAACATGGCTTTGCCGTTCATCCGGAAATAGGAACATTTGCTCTCATCTCCGCTGAAGGTTTTGCCTGATGTACCGGGACTTTCTGTCCAAAGCAGTTCAAAATAACTTCCATCAGCGTGTATTGCAGCATCCAGAATTCCTTTGTTCTGATCTTCTGAAGCACTTAGCACAACAGCTCCGGCGCCGTCACCAAGTAATATAGAGAGGTTTCTGCCCTCATCAGAATAGTCCATTCTTTTTGATAAAGCTTCTCCGCAGCAGACTAATATATTCTGATGAGTTCCGGTTGCTATAAATTGTCTTGCGATGTCCATTCCATAAATAAGCCCACTACACTGCGCCCGGATATCAAATACGGGAATTGTATTTTTCAGAGAAAGCATTGGCTGAATCAGGCAGGCCTGAGACGGATCATGGTAATCAGGACTCAATGTATTTACAATCAGCATA
Proteins encoded in this region:
- a CDS encoding MBL fold metallo-hydrolase — encoded protein: MWINKTGNINNSLAILGTISNPVYLVKENQEYILVEGGLTRDAKALLAQLKKHVSDLSLVRHWFITHSHYDHCGAIESLYPYLKHVKLYASEHAVKNFRNEKYVKRIRQLNALISDKEIKKFPADLQQIPFITLKDKEQIETESGIWEVIYTPGHSPCSVSIHYKEKDILFVSDALGEIINTKKWFPLAFDHVRQFIDSINRLGDLCAETVALGHNGILTSVEALSAPACSLLGCNELIEFVALRKDYLSEEELVDHVCKKYKVMDHSFIPDKVYRKSIGLLISHLKTESFV
- the fabG gene encoding 3-oxoacyl-ACP reductase FabG — its product is MQIDLSDKHFLVTGGGRGIGRAIVQQLLSSGASVSFTYNHGKEIAEAFLDKLSAEFPGKTMLYQADIKNEEQSKSLIAEIEKSALGPLYGLVNNAGVTMDAPFFSMTTDMWTNVLETNLNGTYYLTKAVIRSFIRKKNSKIINISSVSGVRGAVGQANYGATKAAVISLTKTLALEFAKFNLQVNAVAPGFIDTEMVAKMNEQDKKKIDQMIPMKRMGKTEEVAELVTFLCSDKSSYITGQTFIIDGGLTL
- a CDS encoding 3-oxoacyl-ACP synthase III family protein — its product is MNTVISGFGHALPSATIDNKTIVEWMNTTEEFIETRTGVLTRQHISENESTGVLMVEACKKAIEKANLLPEDIDMLIVNTLSPDYHDPSQACLIQPMLSLKNTIPVFDIRAQCSGLIYGMDIARQFIATGTHQNILVCCGEALSKRMDYSDEGRNLSILLGDGAGAVVLSASEDQNKGILDAAIHADGSYFELLWTESPGTSGKTFSGDESKCSYFRMNGKAMFKHAVEKFTEVTVQTLKKHNLSMEDIDVIIPHQPNMRILDAVINNLGIPRNKVQINVHKYGNIASGSLPITLSEYMENTPPEEREGKLGLIVGYGSGATWGSVLYKF
- a CDS encoding FAD-dependent monooxygenase, with product MNQNPKYTEYDVCIVGAGIAGIFLAWLLGSQGKKILILEKNAKVNMNGADILKPSGINVLEKHGLLQELMNKECRVRDQLSVFHNGIQVDHINYKAENERGYFMVCPYSVLLETIYDKIQAIKTIELLVNQSVSKINEVENGVYVTLNSGEEIFSNILIGADGTKSIVREYAGIKAHFDYYDHVMYFNKYPITSSVEELNRLYVDKNGGLAYFYPINNTEARCVLGFNMEEGKNLKESGNKETLINRLKTFVTQSDDMLNQINSLDNFLTFPLCRMHSEQYFKGRILLLGNAAHSIHPITGQGMNLAIEDTGELFIWLSKYFNSEISLEEALASYQEQRFELNNKVLAYGHRLAGSFGSAEDFMNSLNSKIQTSSRDLSILNKI